A portion of the Lolium rigidum isolate FL_2022 chromosome 1, APGP_CSIRO_Lrig_0.1, whole genome shotgun sequence genome contains these proteins:
- the LOC124690079 gene encoding multiple organellar RNA editing factor 9, chloroplastic-like: MASLPTAAAAGRLAARAFAFPAKTSASSFSAAHLPRAAAAAATFSAIALAPAGGLRTRPRPTAARAAPGSDQRETILLPGCDYNHWLIVMEFPKDPAPTREQMIDTYLNTLATVLGSMEEAKKNMYAFSTTTYTGFQCTVDEETSEKFKGLPGVLWVLPDSYIDVKNKDYGGDKYINGEIIPCTYPTYQPKERRTSKYESRRYERRRDGPPASRKPKQQATQPKSASSSS, encoded by the exons ATGGCTTCCctcccgaccgccgccgccgctgggcgCCTCGCGGCCAGGGCCTTCGCCTTCCCCGCCAAGACCTCCGCATCCTCCTTCTCAGCCGCGCATCTCCCccgcgccgcagccgccgccgcgaccTTCTCGGCCATCGCCCTCGCGCCGGCGGGGGGCCTCCGGACACGGCCGAGGCCAACGGCTGCCAGAGCGGCGCCCGGTAGTGACCAGAGGGAGACGATACTGCTCCCCGGGTGCGACTACAACCACTGGCTGATCGTCATGGAGTTCCCCAAGGACCCCGCGCCCACGCGCGAGCAGATGATCGACACCTACCTCAACACCCTCGCCACCGTCCTCGGCAG CATGGAGGAAGCCAAGAAGAACATGTATGCCTTCAGCACAACCACTTACACTGGGTTTCAGTGCACTGTCGACGAAGAAACATCAGAGAAGTTCAAGG GTTTACCTGGTGTCCTGTGGGTGCTCCCTGATTCCTACATTGATGTCAAAAACAAAGACTATGGAG GCGATAAATACATAAATGGTGAGATCATTCCATGCACATACCCAACTTACCAACCAAAGGAGCGGAGGACTTCAAAGTATGAAAGCAGACGGTATGAGAGGCGAAGAGATGGCCCCCCTGCCAGcaggaaaccaaaacagcaggccACTCAGCCCAAGTcagcgtcttcatcttcatga